A window from Temnothorax longispinosus isolate EJ_2023e chromosome 1, Tlon_JGU_v1, whole genome shotgun sequence encodes these proteins:
- the Schip1 gene encoding uncharacterized protein Schip1 isoform X2: MRLRESVSVPLHPGGLNNNQLRRHSPSRSVVGAGEIGDRNENNAAQVPPAASPVSAGYPSDESADFRLAEDTTTWSSLAIARDNVQQSNPSTQQRSVNVNNNLTEPRIRRNSSVESLANYEGTVEEQSANVNNNLTELRIQSSSSVESIADYEGRNSPHENSSRELTPSEWSDWSEEGNLPAGCRGIVNPNYPGFQHLAPSLLSDTDLTEDEHDSYSDYPPLHHHHHHDEVAPLPENDNEYNNNIDDSVNHLCGQRNDRKIFYEKPKFNIQTVTSLYEAVVPPSEKCINYVKSVEISKSEEKTLSPEPEEVVVNGIVEADITHLTLLDEREGSLADPVDQRAPDLSQVTFKDKREREVPVEVELVELTTSVNESLQFPEIEEILDSGKTSEIGETEDVAVEHIDLIREAKELPHPDRSKIGNRQPVTTTTTSTGGSADDDESESNSDYSEGFAEERPTYTKLEEIDLLSSIGRDIGVDLEKYAQPVPDVVAMESIESMRQPRFAPIVKNHVDTNKLLDRDLPEASSADARKKEKMAKNQAKRRQQQQQQQQSRNSNSQRRPDKRRVDIDNGSGGFDVYNIETAMPKIDLDAIESHLRAAREEERRRRNDREEIRRRLAMGPDAEDLRAERGRKPSLQSRLQSGMNLQICFMNETSSDTESPGSENDTSPGSTPTSLNSKQLDGKQAPTRPQMLSLPSLRLDSNSTPPVDEADFFARQARLQTEARMALAQAKEMAHMQMEVERQRLKQSPITEMVRCSLEKVGVQLGEDRRRLSRVLLTELNVAQLQVVANDLHARIATLNEALVEGLLRRDDLHMEQDSMLVDVEDLTRYLGAKQESLKKKQQGMQQAANRIHQQSPPAPTKLSMKPKLTHLNRGLVALVRK, encoded by the exons ATGCGACTCAGGGAGTCCGTCTCGGTGCCGCTGCATCCCGGTGGACTGAACAACAA CCAGCTCCGCAGGCACAGCCCGAGCCGGAGCGTCGTCGGGGCCGGCGAGATCGGCGATCGCAACGAGAATAACGCGGCCCAGGTGCCGCCGGCCGCCAGTCCCGTGTCGGCGGGCTACCCGAGCGACGAGTCGGCGGACTTCCGGCTGGCCGAGGACACCACCACGTGGTCCTCCCTGGCGATCGCGCGCGACAACGTGCAACAGAGCAACCCGTCGACGCAGCAGCGATCCGTCAACGTCAACAATAATCTCACCGAGCCGAGGATACGAAGGAACAGCTCCGTCGAGAGCCTCGCCAATTACGAAG GCACGGTCGAAGAGCAATCCGCCAACGTAAACAACAATCTAACCGAGCTGAGGATACAAAGCAGCAGCTCCGTCGAGAGCATCGCCGATTACGAAG GGCGTAACTCCCCGCACGAGAACTCGTCGCGCGAGCTGACGCCGTCCGAGTGGTCCGACTGGTCCGAGGAAGGGAACCTGCCGGCGGGCTGCCGCGGCATCGTCAACCCCAACTACCCCGGCTTCCAGCATCTGGCGCCTTCCCTGCTGTCGGACACCGACCTGACCGAGGACGAGCACGACAGCTATTCCGATTATCCGCCGCTCCATCACCACCATCACCACGACGAGGTGGCCCCGTTGCCGGAGAACGACAACGAGTACAACAACAATATCGACGACAGCGTCAATCATCTCTGTGGCCAGCGCAACGATCGCAAGATCTTCTACGAGAAGCCCAAGTTCAACATACAG ACTGTGACCTCTCTGTACGAGGCGGTGGTGCCGCCTTCGGAAAAGTGCATCAACTACGTGAAGAGCGTAGAGATCTCGAAGTCTGAGGAGAAGACGCTTTCGCCGGAACCAGAGGAAGTCGTCGTGAACGGCATCGTCGAGGCGGATATAACCCATCTGACGCTTCTGGACGAGCGGGAGGGGAGTCTAGCCGACCCGGTGGACCAGCGCGCCCCCGACTTGTCGCAGGTGACTTTCAAGGATAAACGTGAGAGGGAGGTACCCGTCGAGGTCGAGCTGGTGGAGCTGACCACCAGCGTGAATGAGAGCCTGCAATTCCCGGAGATCGAGGAGATCCTGGACTCTGGGAAGACCAGCGAGATCGGCGAG ACGGAGGACGTCGCGGTGGAGCACATCGACCTAATACGCGAGGCAAAGGAGCTGCCTCACCCAGATCGCTCCAAAATAGGCAACCGTCAGCcggtgacgacgacgacgacgtcgacgggCGGTTcggccgacgacgacgagtcgGAGAGCAACAGCGACTACTCCGAGGGCTTCGCCGAGGAACGGCCGACCTACACGAAGCTGGAGGAGATCGATCTGCTATCGAGCATCGGCCGCGACATCGGCGTcgatctcgagaaatacgccCAGCCGGTGCCAGACGTGGTCGCGATGGAGTCGATTGAGAGTATGCGCCAACCGCGGTTCGCCCCGATCGTTAAGAATCACGTGGACACCAACAAGCTGTTGGATCGCGACCTTCCGGAGGCATCCAGCGCCGACGCCCGGAAGAAGGAGAAGATGGCCAAGAACCAGGCCAAGCGCCgtcagcagcagcaacagcagcaacaatCGCGAAACTCTAATTCCCAAAGGCGTCCCGATAAGCGCAGAGTTGACATCGATAACGGATCTG GTGGCTTCGACGTTTACAATATCGAGACGGCAATGCCAAAGATCGATCTGGACGCGATCGAGTCGCATCTCAGAGCTGCGCGTGAGGAGGAACGTCGG CGACGAAACGATCGTGAGGAGATTAGAAGGAGACTCGCGATGGGGCCTGATGCCGAAGATTTACGCGCCGAACGTGGACGAAAACCGAGTCTCCAGTCGCGTCTTCAGAGTG GAATGAACCTCCAGATCTGCTTCATGAACGAAACATCGTCGGACACTGAATCTCCGGGTTCGGAGAACGACACGTCTCCTGGATCCACGCCCACGTCCCTCAATTCGAAGCAACTCGATGGGAAGCAGGCACCAACGAGACCACAGATGTTGAGTCTTCCATCTCTAAGACTCGACTCGAACTCCACACCGCCGGTCGATGAGGCTGACTTCTTCGCACGACAAGCCAGACTGCAGACCGAAGCGCGAATGGCCCTGGCACAGGCCAAGGAAATGGCACACATGCAGATGGAAGTGGAGAGACAGAGACTGAAGCAGAGCCCCATCACCGAGATGGTGCGATGCAGCTTGGAAAAA GTTGGTGTACAGCTGGGAGAGGATAGACGTAGATTGTCCCGTGTGCTTCTCACGGAATTGAACGTCGCGCAGCTGCAAGTGGTAGCGAACGACTTGCACGCGAGGATTGCCACATTAAACGAAGCGCTCGTTGAAGGACTTTTAAGGAGAGACGATTTGCATATGGAGCAGGATTCGATGCTCGTTGATGTGGAAGATCTCACTCGATATTT AGGTGCCAAGCAGGAATCGTTGAAGAAGAAACAGCAAGGCATGCAGCAGGCGGCAAATCGGATTCATCAGCAATCCCCTCCAGCTCCAACGAAGTTGTCGATGAAACCGAAATTGACACACTTGAATCGCGGCCTGGTTGCCCTTGTAAGAAAATAA
- the Schip1 gene encoding uncharacterized protein Schip1 isoform X3 — translation MRLRESVSVPLHPGGLNNNQLRRHSPSRSVVGAGEIGDRNENNAAQVPPAASPVSAGYPSDESADFRLAEDTTTWSSLAIARDNVQQSNPSTQQRSVNVNNNLTEPRIRRNSSVESLANYEGRNSPHENSSRELTPSEWSDWSEEGNLPAGCRGIVNPNYPGFQHLAPSLLSDTDLTEDEHDSYSDYPPLHHHHHHDEVAPLPENDNEYNNNIDDSVNHLCGQRNDRKIFYEKPKFNIQTVTSLYEAVVPPSEKCINYVKSVEISKSEEKTLSPEPEEVVVNGIVEADITHLTLLDEREGSLADPVDQRAPDLSQVTFKDKREREVPVEVELVELTTSVNESLQFPEIEEILDSGKTSEIGETEDVAVEHIDLIREAKELPHPDRSKIGNRQPVTTTTTSTGGSADDDESESNSDYSEGFAEERPTYTKLEEIDLLSSIGRDIGVDLEKYAQPVPDVVAMESIESMRQPRFAPIVKNHVDTNKLLDRDLPEASSADARKKEKMAKNQAKRRQQQQQQQQSRNSNSQRRPDKRRVDIDNGSGGFDVYNIETAMPKIDLDAIESHLRAAREEERRRRNDREEIRRRLAMGPDAEDLRAERGRKPSLQSRLQSGMNLQICFMNETSSDTESPGSENDTSPGSTPTSLNSKQLDGKQAPTRPQMLSLPSLRLDSNSTPPVDEADFFARQARLQTEARMALAQAKEMAHMQMEVERQRLKQSPITEMVRCSLEKVGVQLGEDRRRLSRVLLTELNVAQLQVVANDLHARIATLNEALVEGLLRRDDLHMEQDSMLVDVEDLTRYLGAKQESLKKKQQGMQQAANRIHQQSPPAPTKLSMKPKLTHLNRGLVALVRK, via the exons ATGCGACTCAGGGAGTCCGTCTCGGTGCCGCTGCATCCCGGTGGACTGAACAACAA CCAGCTCCGCAGGCACAGCCCGAGCCGGAGCGTCGTCGGGGCCGGCGAGATCGGCGATCGCAACGAGAATAACGCGGCCCAGGTGCCGCCGGCCGCCAGTCCCGTGTCGGCGGGCTACCCGAGCGACGAGTCGGCGGACTTCCGGCTGGCCGAGGACACCACCACGTGGTCCTCCCTGGCGATCGCGCGCGACAACGTGCAACAGAGCAACCCGTCGACGCAGCAGCGATCCGTCAACGTCAACAATAATCTCACCGAGCCGAGGATACGAAGGAACAGCTCCGTCGAGAGCCTCGCCAATTACGAAG GGCGTAACTCCCCGCACGAGAACTCGTCGCGCGAGCTGACGCCGTCCGAGTGGTCCGACTGGTCCGAGGAAGGGAACCTGCCGGCGGGCTGCCGCGGCATCGTCAACCCCAACTACCCCGGCTTCCAGCATCTGGCGCCTTCCCTGCTGTCGGACACCGACCTGACCGAGGACGAGCACGACAGCTATTCCGATTATCCGCCGCTCCATCACCACCATCACCACGACGAGGTGGCCCCGTTGCCGGAGAACGACAACGAGTACAACAACAATATCGACGACAGCGTCAATCATCTCTGTGGCCAGCGCAACGATCGCAAGATCTTCTACGAGAAGCCCAAGTTCAACATACAG ACTGTGACCTCTCTGTACGAGGCGGTGGTGCCGCCTTCGGAAAAGTGCATCAACTACGTGAAGAGCGTAGAGATCTCGAAGTCTGAGGAGAAGACGCTTTCGCCGGAACCAGAGGAAGTCGTCGTGAACGGCATCGTCGAGGCGGATATAACCCATCTGACGCTTCTGGACGAGCGGGAGGGGAGTCTAGCCGACCCGGTGGACCAGCGCGCCCCCGACTTGTCGCAGGTGACTTTCAAGGATAAACGTGAGAGGGAGGTACCCGTCGAGGTCGAGCTGGTGGAGCTGACCACCAGCGTGAATGAGAGCCTGCAATTCCCGGAGATCGAGGAGATCCTGGACTCTGGGAAGACCAGCGAGATCGGCGAG ACGGAGGACGTCGCGGTGGAGCACATCGACCTAATACGCGAGGCAAAGGAGCTGCCTCACCCAGATCGCTCCAAAATAGGCAACCGTCAGCcggtgacgacgacgacgacgtcgacgggCGGTTcggccgacgacgacgagtcgGAGAGCAACAGCGACTACTCCGAGGGCTTCGCCGAGGAACGGCCGACCTACACGAAGCTGGAGGAGATCGATCTGCTATCGAGCATCGGCCGCGACATCGGCGTcgatctcgagaaatacgccCAGCCGGTGCCAGACGTGGTCGCGATGGAGTCGATTGAGAGTATGCGCCAACCGCGGTTCGCCCCGATCGTTAAGAATCACGTGGACACCAACAAGCTGTTGGATCGCGACCTTCCGGAGGCATCCAGCGCCGACGCCCGGAAGAAGGAGAAGATGGCCAAGAACCAGGCCAAGCGCCgtcagcagcagcaacagcagcaacaatCGCGAAACTCTAATTCCCAAAGGCGTCCCGATAAGCGCAGAGTTGACATCGATAACGGATCTG GTGGCTTCGACGTTTACAATATCGAGACGGCAATGCCAAAGATCGATCTGGACGCGATCGAGTCGCATCTCAGAGCTGCGCGTGAGGAGGAACGTCGG CGACGAAACGATCGTGAGGAGATTAGAAGGAGACTCGCGATGGGGCCTGATGCCGAAGATTTACGCGCCGAACGTGGACGAAAACCGAGTCTCCAGTCGCGTCTTCAGAGTG GAATGAACCTCCAGATCTGCTTCATGAACGAAACATCGTCGGACACTGAATCTCCGGGTTCGGAGAACGACACGTCTCCTGGATCCACGCCCACGTCCCTCAATTCGAAGCAACTCGATGGGAAGCAGGCACCAACGAGACCACAGATGTTGAGTCTTCCATCTCTAAGACTCGACTCGAACTCCACACCGCCGGTCGATGAGGCTGACTTCTTCGCACGACAAGCCAGACTGCAGACCGAAGCGCGAATGGCCCTGGCACAGGCCAAGGAAATGGCACACATGCAGATGGAAGTGGAGAGACAGAGACTGAAGCAGAGCCCCATCACCGAGATGGTGCGATGCAGCTTGGAAAAA GTTGGTGTACAGCTGGGAGAGGATAGACGTAGATTGTCCCGTGTGCTTCTCACGGAATTGAACGTCGCGCAGCTGCAAGTGGTAGCGAACGACTTGCACGCGAGGATTGCCACATTAAACGAAGCGCTCGTTGAAGGACTTTTAAGGAGAGACGATTTGCATATGGAGCAGGATTCGATGCTCGTTGATGTGGAAGATCTCACTCGATATTT AGGTGCCAAGCAGGAATCGTTGAAGAAGAAACAGCAAGGCATGCAGCAGGCGGCAAATCGGATTCATCAGCAATCCCCTCCAGCTCCAACGAAGTTGTCGATGAAACCGAAATTGACACACTTGAATCGCGGCCTGGTTGCCCTTGTAAGAAAATAA
- the Schip1 gene encoding uncharacterized protein Schip1 isoform X1: MRLRESVSVPLHPGGLNNNQLRRHSPSRSVVGAGEIGDRNENNAAQVPPAASPVSAGYPSDESADFRLAEDTTTWSSLAIARDNVQQSNPSTQQRSVNVNNNLTEPRIRRNSSVESLANYEGTVEEQSANVNNNLTELRIQSSSSVESIADYEGRNSPHENSSRELTPSEWSDWSEEGNLPAGCRGIVNPNYPGFQHLAPSLLSDTDLTEDEHDSYSDYPPLHHHHHHDEVAPLPENDNEYNNNIDDSVNHLCGQRNDRKIFYEKPKFNIQTVTSLYEAVVPPSEKCINYVKSVEISKSEEKTLSPEPEEVVVNGIVEADITHLTLLDEREGSLADPVDQRAPDLSQVTFKDKREREVPVEVELVELTTSVNESLQFPEIEEILDSGKTSEIGEVSLKTEDVAVEHIDLIREAKELPHPDRSKIGNRQPVTTTTTSTGGSADDDESESNSDYSEGFAEERPTYTKLEEIDLLSSIGRDIGVDLEKYAQPVPDVVAMESIESMRQPRFAPIVKNHVDTNKLLDRDLPEASSADARKKEKMAKNQAKRRQQQQQQQQSRNSNSQRRPDKRRVDIDNGSGGFDVYNIETAMPKIDLDAIESHLRAAREEERRRRNDREEIRRRLAMGPDAEDLRAERGRKPSLQSRLQSGMNLQICFMNETSSDTESPGSENDTSPGSTPTSLNSKQLDGKQAPTRPQMLSLPSLRLDSNSTPPVDEADFFARQARLQTEARMALAQAKEMAHMQMEVERQRLKQSPITEMVRCSLEKVGVQLGEDRRRLSRVLLTELNVAQLQVVANDLHARIATLNEALVEGLLRRDDLHMEQDSMLVDVEDLTRYLGAKQESLKKKQQGMQQAANRIHQQSPPAPTKLSMKPKLTHLNRGLVALVRK, encoded by the exons ATGCGACTCAGGGAGTCCGTCTCGGTGCCGCTGCATCCCGGTGGACTGAACAACAA CCAGCTCCGCAGGCACAGCCCGAGCCGGAGCGTCGTCGGGGCCGGCGAGATCGGCGATCGCAACGAGAATAACGCGGCCCAGGTGCCGCCGGCCGCCAGTCCCGTGTCGGCGGGCTACCCGAGCGACGAGTCGGCGGACTTCCGGCTGGCCGAGGACACCACCACGTGGTCCTCCCTGGCGATCGCGCGCGACAACGTGCAACAGAGCAACCCGTCGACGCAGCAGCGATCCGTCAACGTCAACAATAATCTCACCGAGCCGAGGATACGAAGGAACAGCTCCGTCGAGAGCCTCGCCAATTACGAAG GCACGGTCGAAGAGCAATCCGCCAACGTAAACAACAATCTAACCGAGCTGAGGATACAAAGCAGCAGCTCCGTCGAGAGCATCGCCGATTACGAAG GGCGTAACTCCCCGCACGAGAACTCGTCGCGCGAGCTGACGCCGTCCGAGTGGTCCGACTGGTCCGAGGAAGGGAACCTGCCGGCGGGCTGCCGCGGCATCGTCAACCCCAACTACCCCGGCTTCCAGCATCTGGCGCCTTCCCTGCTGTCGGACACCGACCTGACCGAGGACGAGCACGACAGCTATTCCGATTATCCGCCGCTCCATCACCACCATCACCACGACGAGGTGGCCCCGTTGCCGGAGAACGACAACGAGTACAACAACAATATCGACGACAGCGTCAATCATCTCTGTGGCCAGCGCAACGATCGCAAGATCTTCTACGAGAAGCCCAAGTTCAACATACAG ACTGTGACCTCTCTGTACGAGGCGGTGGTGCCGCCTTCGGAAAAGTGCATCAACTACGTGAAGAGCGTAGAGATCTCGAAGTCTGAGGAGAAGACGCTTTCGCCGGAACCAGAGGAAGTCGTCGTGAACGGCATCGTCGAGGCGGATATAACCCATCTGACGCTTCTGGACGAGCGGGAGGGGAGTCTAGCCGACCCGGTGGACCAGCGCGCCCCCGACTTGTCGCAGGTGACTTTCAAGGATAAACGTGAGAGGGAGGTACCCGTCGAGGTCGAGCTGGTGGAGCTGACCACCAGCGTGAATGAGAGCCTGCAATTCCCGGAGATCGAGGAGATCCTGGACTCTGGGAAGACCAGCGAGATCGGCGAGGTGAGCCTAAAG ACGGAGGACGTCGCGGTGGAGCACATCGACCTAATACGCGAGGCAAAGGAGCTGCCTCACCCAGATCGCTCCAAAATAGGCAACCGTCAGCcggtgacgacgacgacgacgtcgacgggCGGTTcggccgacgacgacgagtcgGAGAGCAACAGCGACTACTCCGAGGGCTTCGCCGAGGAACGGCCGACCTACACGAAGCTGGAGGAGATCGATCTGCTATCGAGCATCGGCCGCGACATCGGCGTcgatctcgagaaatacgccCAGCCGGTGCCAGACGTGGTCGCGATGGAGTCGATTGAGAGTATGCGCCAACCGCGGTTCGCCCCGATCGTTAAGAATCACGTGGACACCAACAAGCTGTTGGATCGCGACCTTCCGGAGGCATCCAGCGCCGACGCCCGGAAGAAGGAGAAGATGGCCAAGAACCAGGCCAAGCGCCgtcagcagcagcaacagcagcaacaatCGCGAAACTCTAATTCCCAAAGGCGTCCCGATAAGCGCAGAGTTGACATCGATAACGGATCTG GTGGCTTCGACGTTTACAATATCGAGACGGCAATGCCAAAGATCGATCTGGACGCGATCGAGTCGCATCTCAGAGCTGCGCGTGAGGAGGAACGTCGG CGACGAAACGATCGTGAGGAGATTAGAAGGAGACTCGCGATGGGGCCTGATGCCGAAGATTTACGCGCCGAACGTGGACGAAAACCGAGTCTCCAGTCGCGTCTTCAGAGTG GAATGAACCTCCAGATCTGCTTCATGAACGAAACATCGTCGGACACTGAATCTCCGGGTTCGGAGAACGACACGTCTCCTGGATCCACGCCCACGTCCCTCAATTCGAAGCAACTCGATGGGAAGCAGGCACCAACGAGACCACAGATGTTGAGTCTTCCATCTCTAAGACTCGACTCGAACTCCACACCGCCGGTCGATGAGGCTGACTTCTTCGCACGACAAGCCAGACTGCAGACCGAAGCGCGAATGGCCCTGGCACAGGCCAAGGAAATGGCACACATGCAGATGGAAGTGGAGAGACAGAGACTGAAGCAGAGCCCCATCACCGAGATGGTGCGATGCAGCTTGGAAAAA GTTGGTGTACAGCTGGGAGAGGATAGACGTAGATTGTCCCGTGTGCTTCTCACGGAATTGAACGTCGCGCAGCTGCAAGTGGTAGCGAACGACTTGCACGCGAGGATTGCCACATTAAACGAAGCGCTCGTTGAAGGACTTTTAAGGAGAGACGATTTGCATATGGAGCAGGATTCGATGCTCGTTGATGTGGAAGATCTCACTCGATATTT AGGTGCCAAGCAGGAATCGTTGAAGAAGAAACAGCAAGGCATGCAGCAGGCGGCAAATCGGATTCATCAGCAATCCCCTCCAGCTCCAACGAAGTTGTCGATGAAACCGAAATTGACACACTTGAATCGCGGCCTGGTTGCCCTTGTAAGAAAATAA